gtgtgtgtgtgtgcagtgtggctTCTTTCAGAGGGAGCGGCCCTGTCAGAGTGTGCCTACTTACCACGGCGTAAAGATCGGCAAGGAGGAGCGTTACCAGGACAACGAAGGCTTCCTAATCCTGGAGCCACCCTCCAAAAAGAAGATTAAAAAACACTGGATCACTAACTGGACTGAGATGTAACTACTgtcttcctgccccccccccccccccccccccaggccagcCAACTACCTGTTGATGCTCTcagaggatggaaggaggaggagggggtcacCAGGCCTAACAACCTGTGTAAATATAATACTCTTGATGTATGtttgatttgaatcagtgtcATGGGGTTTAACATATTGGTTCGATTGtgcatttaaaatatatatcaaGTACTTGAAAATGGTTTGTGCCTCATATCTGACCTTGGATCAGTGGTGTGGTCATCTGTTCCTCCAGGTTGGGATGAGGGCAACGTTAACTAATCACATGTATGCAACCTGTCTTGAACGACCTTGAGGTCACTGTCTGATTTAACATGAAAGGAGGATGCTTGTgttcctttaaccctcgtgctgccttcgggtcacatgacccaaaggttcacaacgaaccatcgttgtgtttacccaatttcacccaatacaaaaacaaataaaaatcattttcttttaaccttcgcaatgtggggggtctgagacagcccgacagttaaaagaaaatgcttcactttgtttttgtatgaggtaaatttgtcgcaatacgacagtgggtcacaatgactgatgggtcagaatgacccgaagataacacaagggttaaaacaactGTCAACAATCCAGCCACCTCGGGCTAGCGGTTTAGCTGAGGGAGGTCATGTGACCCGGAGGTCATCTTCCCCGCTTGAGAGAACGCATGCACTGGCTCCTACCCTGAATCCGCCCATGACCTCTGaaccctctcctgacccctgaaCCCCCATGACCCTTGAACCCACTCCTGGGACTAGAGAGACATCAATGGGAATTGGCCAGGACTCATTCCGTACATACACAGTATGCTGTAGACCAAAATGTTCTTTTCTACGTTGTAACTGAATGTTCACTGTGTTGATGTGAATAAGGGTTTAAAACGGTGGTTTCGTATGTGAATGTAAACAGAACTGTGCTTGATTTCTTGATCTAAATACATGGATCTTTCCAAATGAAAAAGTGATATTTGCACATGTTGTTTTGTACCATGGGACGAATATAAATGTGTTTAAGGCTTGGTGTAATAAAATATATGTGATTTGTGTACATGTTAGTTTTTAACGTTGTGTCTTAGCTCTGAGGCTTGTTTGTAAATAAGATGTAGTCTTGACCGTGCAACAATGTTGTTCAGATAGATGCAGTTCTCTTGCTTCTGTATTGTATCTCATTTATACTAAAGTATTTTTACATGCTATGTGATGTCTTCATTTACCTGCCTGTAGTTTTAACAGATTTAAGGAGAGAGATAACTGGTAGGTCACAGAAACAGCGCATGGCCTAGATACATACAGAAATAGGTGGATATGTATATGAAAAGCGATTTTAAAACGTCCTGCCAAAAGTGCGTCGAAAGACAACGGTGGTGGCAATCACGTTAGGCAATTCTGCCCTCTGCTGGCCTTATGGCCAAGATGCGCCTCGCGAGCCGGGGTTGCTAGGGAGACGTGTGTTTACTAAGTGAGAGGGACCggtgcagaaacacacaaagtCATCAGGTAAAGTTTGGAATATGACAATGGTGTTAACCACCCTAGTTATGTCTAATTTAACTTTAATGGACTTCGGAATTACAAGTGAATCCCAAGACTTTGACTAGCAGGCAACCGGTGAACAGTTAGCCGAATTAAATTTGATTAGCTGGCTAGCAAAGAGTTGTTTGCACATTTCACCAGTTGACCGAAACAGTCGCACGTTCAGGATGTCGGAAGAGATCGTGAACTTCTCCGCGTTGGAGCGCGAGCTGCAAGGTGCCCTCGAGGCGGACAGGAAGTACCAGAGAGAAAACGACGCCAAGTTTCGAGCTTTGCACCAGAAAGTTGGATCATACGAAGAGTTTAGGTAAAAGCACAACGATTTCACCTTACCGTTTAGATAGATAACGCTAGATTGACTCTCGGCATTTCGGTTTCATGTATCTATTAACTGCTAAAGCCATCATTAGAATAAATTCACTTTACAGACACTTTAGTCCAAAGCGAAGCACATGCCCCCTGTGATATTATATGCTTTAAAAAGCTCTACCACTGACCTATATCTAGATCCATCTCATGTGGAATCACTAACCATAAAtctgttccttctcttcctccactcctccagagACATTGTCCAGGCCTCTCACCTAAGGCCTCTGGACAAGAAGGACAAGGCAGGGGGTCCTCGCAAGCAACCTTGGaactccctggcctcctccttctcttcctcctcctcctcctccttctcttcctcctccaccgacACACCCAGGCAGCAACACGAgtgttccctccccctcccccagcccctgcccaggACCACGTCTGAGCTGAGCAGGTGCTGGCGCCAGCTGGCTGgagcctgcagggggcgctACAGGCTGCTGCTGGCTCTGGGAGGGCCGGCCCTCAGGGACATCTTCAGGGCAGAGGTCGGCTTCGGACTGCTAGGTAGGACCGCGGGGGAAGTTGACGAAAGTCTGTGTTGATGTTAGTTTTGTTCTGCTGATTTGATCTGAATGCGTCCTGAAGAGATATTAAGGAAATGAGAGAAACCTCGATGGATAGAAGATTAAAATAAATTGCTTAAATaatcccctcctgtcctcccctctcttcctgtcttcccctcccctctcctcctctcctccgctccactccattctcctctctcctgcctccctatcctcccctcccctccaggtgagttcctggttgtgttgtgtgagggTCTTCAGCCCGGTGATGAGG
This portion of the Osmerus eperlanus unplaced genomic scaffold, fOsmEpe2.1 SCAFFOLD_472, whole genome shotgun sequence genome encodes:
- the ccdc103 gene encoding coiled-coil domain-containing protein 103; the encoded protein is MSEEIVNFSALERELQGALEADRKYQRENDAKFRALHQKVGSYEEFRDIVQASHLRPLDKKDKAGGPRKQPWNSLASSFSSSSSSSFSSSSTDTPRQQHECSLPLPQPLPRTTSELSRCWRQLAGACRGRYRLLLALGGPALRDIFRAEVGFGLLGEFLVVLCEGLQPGDEGRVTEVLEGLTQTPRFSLNLALLSPSERGRCETLLPLLATAAQRGRGERGRSGDVGGDGGEEKGREGEEGDIDDAEEQGGNAQYHCDTAAIHRKNPD